AGATCAAGATTGGAGTCTTTGTAGGATATATTTAGCTATGtaagaacataaaaaaattaaaatattaataaattttaattgtatatataaaaaatttattataaacaaattcatctattttgttttgagaaaatttatgatgttataatttcaatttattctttTGTTACATTTAcaattaatcatatatttaattaatgttaagTTCTCatgcattttaaaaatttcattttcatgttcCATCTTTAATAATTCAACCCCACCATATATAAGACAagatgattaaaataaattacaaaaaataggTTAAATATTAAAGATAAGAAGGTTGAATTGTATAGAAAGAAGATTTCACAATATTTAGTAAGAATCTCGTTAAAAAATTCCCATGAATCTTGTAAAAGACTCtctttcattaatatattagacaatatttttatttgtaatttgaaatagttaaaggatgagaaagagttaccctttgagtttttatattgtttcctTTATAAATGAGACTACTTCTAATTCATAATCAACTTGATCAAGTTTTATGTAAATCATGCTACAATATCTAAGCTAAGTATTATTTGGATTTCAACCACTTTTGATTAAAACTAGGAATTATTTGGACAAGCAACTACTTTTGACTAAGTTGAGTATTGTTTAAACAAGGATTCACTCCTAGTTACAAAAGTAATACAATTATAATGACCAAAAGGTCATTAAGATGATAGCTGAAAAAGAGTTTATGTCTTTAGACAAATAAAAGGTTTAACTCACTTTTTAAATTGGTAAGAAACATTATAATATTCTATTAAACAAATTGTACAAGTTAGAGTGCAAGATTATTAGAAGGGctttcacttaaaaaaaaactcttataAGACGTTGACCTTTCTTCTTTATTATGCCTTTCTTCTTTATTATGCTCTTAATATATGAAGGTCTTTAACTATTGCAAATATTTTCTAGTCAATTAGTCATGTTATTTGTTTGTCAAGTTGTAAAGACCCAGAAAATGGTGTTTTAGAAGTGgtagtagtttaaaaatattaagactcgatttttttaatattaaaaggttttaatatagatggatttattataaatgagtttcattattttaaaacatactaTCTTTTTAGAAACCACGTTTCTAGAGTCTTTTGCCTTCTCTTTAAGGGTTCTTTGATCCTATTCATCTATTTGAAGATCGGAAACCGCTTGTGTGATCCTCGCGGTGAGATCTTTAACTCTACTCGATCAGTTTCTAAAATAAAGTAAGTTCCTACTCTTTTCTCTTGTTTCACATTTTCTAATGCATGTAATTTTTAGCTCTGTCGCATGTGTGGTTTAAGTATCCTTTTAGGTTCTTTATTGATCAATGGTAATAACAGCGTATCTTGatcatgattttgttgtttgtagACATAGATAGAGCTTTTCAAGTTGTGAAAGCGATATAGGGTCTTCTAGAAGAGTTTGATCTTTTAAAAAGGTaagaaaatttagttttaattgattttgtttgatAAACAAGTTATAATTAATGTTTGATAGACAAATTATGATTAATGTTTGATCTTGTAAGGTTTTTAAATACCAAACCACCCCTTAATTAATTTCTAGaccaattaaataaaggtaaaagatcatttataaaaaaaataacataataattatgttataacaaaacatacattcaagaatttcttattttcaaacaaaaatccaaaatctcaaaactatttcatttttaaaatccttatttttttcaaatgttacCACAAGTATGCAtacataaaatgtatttatcCTAACTCTCTAGACatagaataatttataaattattcctaattttagaaatataataaattgtaaattatttttaattttctcgaATCTCACGTTAACCATTAACCATGAGTTTTAGTCAAAAGATACTATTTGATAGTACAtgtgaattaaaattttcaattaatatacaTGGTGTCTTTTTTATTGCTGATGTCAATAATGATTACTTTTTCTTATCATGAACACTAATGCTATTTGTTTTCAATGgtttattaaaattgtttttctaatattatttgtgaaaaaactaaacaaatatttgttaatgaCATTTGGGAGATTTTTTTCAGCTGACAtcaattgaaattttataaaagaaaaacctaattgtcttataaatgttatagtcaatattaactaaaaataatatgaattaacGTCAATTATTGAGAAACAAACTATATGagtatcaattaaaaaaattcttgatgaattttgattaaaaaataacatgaaataaGATTGACTAAAAAACAGTAATACtgatattttttaacaattatttaatatttgtatgttttttgtatttaatgataattgaaataatgaactaaaaaatttgaaatataacaaattgaaattatcttatcaaaataattttaaaagaataaaataatgtaaaattccctgatttaattttaatgaatttgaatGAAACTTTCCACCTCAAACCTAAGGTAAGACATGTCTCCGAAATCTCTTTGCAGAAAACTTTTTTACTAATCGTTCGTTAAGTTAAATAAGTTTAAGTTTGTTACACTCTCCTTGGATAACTAAactcttaaaaaaatacattgatttgtatttttttttttaaaaatacattgatttgtatttttttaaaaaaaaaaactaaattggttcttttaataataattgaacaaaaaatatataaattattaagtcATCATTTTTTTGGATGTTTTttctaatactttatttttttatacttttattattaagtaaaatttaatgaaaatcgTTATTTTTGTGAAACGTAGTTCTCATATAATCCGCCTCGCTTCTTATTTTTAGAGATgataataagattaaattatatttacaataatttCTAATCAATAATGGACAAAATACTAGCAACATCTGATAGTGTATTGCGTATAtttctgttttctattttaatttggGATATAATATAAAGTGAAAGGATGCACTAATATTCAGATGATAAAGTGCATTAATACTAGTTATTAACATCAAACActtttagtaattattataagattaataattaattgaaagaaTCATGTGTGTTGTTCATGCAAACGGGGACATCAATTTTCCGGTTAATCACCTTACTTTCCGTTACAGTTGTCAGTTAAGACAACAGCGCTTAGTCCAACGTAATCTGCTGTGTTTCCTTCAATCTTTTTCGTTCTCAGCATTTCCTCCAACACATAAATGGGTGATTACTCCAACACCcacttccttttctctttttctctgcAACCACACACTCCCATTCtcacttctctttctcttctctgttTCCATTTTATCTCCTGCTTTCATTTTGCAGCAAAAGCAATCCTTTTGAGCAACAAATGTTTCGGATACGAACAACTCTGGGTCACACGTTCATCCCCCACGATGCAACAATTTATCAACGGGTTAGTTAGCCTAATTAACTTGGTTTCTGGTTCCATAATGAAtttaaaactcatttttcaTTCGTATATACAATTTAGGGAAAAAATACTAAgaaattagtaaaatttaatatagtttatcatgtgaatttgttttttttttttcctataatgAGAACGGAGGTAGTAATAATATGAGTGAAAGCAGGTATCTATATGGTTATGGTATTCCATGTccatgttttcttttcctttcttagTTCTATCAATGACCATAGAAAACAATAAGCTTCAAATGATTAGAGTGAAGTTGGGTGAACTTGCTTGAAGCATAGTCTTCCCTTTCTATGAGTGTTTCGTTTATTGGTGAGATCTAGTTGTAGCACTTCTTGTTTGTGCTTTATGGAAGAAGTTAGAGAAgcatttgtttgtttaattttaagagCAAATTACACTCACATTTCATGTGATTTCTTCAAATTGCCCACCATATCTCTACCTTTTTAATGTTTACAATAACTTCTTTTAGAGAAGTGTGTAATGTGTTTCTGGATACTTGTCAATTTATTGCAAACATCTATGAAGGGATACTATAGGGTTTTAAAGGACGAATATGTGTAATGTCAAGAAACCACAAGAGGTATTAGGGTCAtttgcttttcttttatcttttttttgttGGGATTGTTTTGAACCTTCAAATCTTGTGAATGTGATCTTTGCTAAGAATAGTTAGTTTTTCGGacatgaatttgaatttttaggaAGAAAATAGACCTCAAGGGGAAGGCAGTAGCTTCCTTGAATTCAAATTCAAAGAGGGCAAGTTTGTTTGCTGCGAAAAAGGAGAGGATCAGGCTGCCAACATATAGTGATGATTTTGGAGGGAAGAAATATCACATCAGTGAATTTCTGAGCCACCCGAGTGGAATTGCAGCCGTTTTGAACACAAAGGCTTTGGAATCATTTCAATCTCTTGATGCCAACACATACAGGTTTGCCACCTCCTTAATTCTGTTTTGGTGGCTTGAGTTGTTCTTCCAATGGTTTGGCTAATGCAAATATTGTTACTCATCTAGATTGTGACATAGAATTAGAGTCAAGCAAGGGCCAGAGTGCAGGTTATGATGCTTACCAAATTCTATTGCCATATTGGGCACTGACAATACAAATGAACAGAATAGGTCATGAGTTGAATTTTTCTCTACGGGAAAGTactcaaaattaatatatttttcataaattcgAAGTATTTCGTATTACTGAAGAACATGAGCAGATAATTAGCTGATTTTCATGAGTTCATAAGAAAGTAGAGCGGTTTCTTAAATTTAGGTGCTTATACTGAACTACACTTAAATGAAATGGTTCAGCTGATAGAATCAGTTGCAATAATTTAAAATCGGTTTAAAAATGTTATTCCTTGTAATATGCAGGTTATGATTATTTAACGAACAGTCAGAAACTGTTGATTTTAGAAAGCAAGTACTTCTTTTTGTCAACGTTTTATGAACTATGGCAAATATCTTACTGAACATGAGTTGTACAGAAGTATACATCtgtaatcaaattattattcttgTATGTGTAGATGTGAACTGCctaaacttcaatttttaaactttgaagCTGCCCCATTGCTAGATCTGCGAGTTACCTCAACGGATGAAGATTGCTTGGTTGAGATGCTTTCTTGTAAGGTGTGACCCCTCGTCCTCCCCAAcccaaaaataacaaaaatgtttttgttcatGATGTAAGTATAAGCTTTAATTTTTAGACTTCTTTTCAGTAAACTGAAACACAATTGACAATAGAAACAAAGCAATAAGTGATAGCAATAAGGACTAATACATAGATTCTGCCCTCCTTTTCTAAGCCACCAATTCCCTCCTAAAATTCTGTTATGTCTCTCCATGTTCATatttccttctctctctctccctctccctaTCATTTCACAATTCCTCTCTCCATTACATTGCTGTAACCTGATACATTTGTAATTCTTCTCTCATAAACCTCAGCCAACACTGCTGCTTATGCACCCTTGCCCCTCTTATCTTATTATACACGTGTCAAAGACCCAGCAACGGTTTGGACTATCTACTCCCAAATTACGGAGTATTATAAAATAGCATGAGTGAATATATTAAACAAGTGTAGTTCAACAACTGGATTTCTTAATTGTAAAGCAGTGTGTCTACTTCCAAAAGTTCTCAGGAGGAGCCTTTGTTCCATCGCTACTGTACATGGATGACATGTTGATACTTGGTAAGTATTCaacaaagataaaaacatatGAAGGAAAACTTTTCAAGTCATTCGATAAGAAAGACCTAGGACCAACTCAATAAATTCTTGGCTTTATAAGGATAGAAAAGTATGCAAGTTGTGGTGATCACAAGAGAAGTATGTTAAACGAGTGATTCAGAGGTTATACATAAAGAATTTAGGCTAATAAGCTAAGCTAATCAATTCAATCTAAGATAGAGTTTCTGTCTCTATTCTAAAAAGAAGATGGATGAAATGTTAACAATTCTTTACTACTTAGCAGTTGATTTGATGGATGCAATGGTGTGACCGAGGCTCGATAAAGCTCATGTTGTTGGAGTAGTGAGCAAATACCTTTCAAATCCTAGAAAGGATCATTGTGAAGTAGTTAAATAGATTTTTAAGTATCTTAAAGACACGTCTAAGACGTGTTTTAGTTACAGGGAAGTTGATCCAATCGTAGAGGTTATATAGATGCTGATATGGCTGGGGTTCTTGATGGTAGAAAATCGAAGGATACATACACTTTTGGAAGTGGATCGTGTCTTAGCAATCAAGGATGTAGAACTGTGTTGCTTACCCACAGTAGAGGcagttggaaaaaaaatattattgttgaaGTGTTGTCTACAAGACCTTGGAATCAAGCAAATTGATATGAGTTTAAACTCTTCAATTGGTTTCATTTTAGATGTAATGGAACAATACAACAATTCTCCCCCTCCAGCTATATCTAGGAAGTCATTATCTAACATTCATTCCAACAAAGTCTTTGCTCTAGCTTTTCTATACTCGACACTTCCGTAAGCATATCCACTGCATTCTTATCCATGTAACGTTTTAAAGGTTCCTACGTTGTTTTTAATAACAGAAAGACATGTGTATATACTAATTGATAAACgttacaaacaaaacaaaagagagTTTTGAGAGATGAGTTCTCTAGAAGGGTAGTTGATGACAATCTTctagctaggttgggccaaaacTAGAAGGAAAATTGGAGGTGGTCATGGTTGATGATGTGTGGAAATGATGATGGGTTAAAGGCTAAGTGTCTTGGCCTTAGGGtgttttgtggtgatggaggtGATGTTTGATGATTCTCtaagagaggttgggccaactcttggAGGAAGATGGCTAGAGGAGGGCACTTGGGTTGCTCTAGCTTAGGGTGACCTAATAAGAGTAGTATGACACAAAAATGATAGCATAACTttactctaaatcaaaggtAATTACATGAAGgagagacacctctatttataggctaaggtgtTTCAAAATGGACAAGaactttaacctaaaagagCCACCTTGGTTAGCTTGGAGAGCAAGGATAAATCCTCTCCAATAGGAAAAAGACAAGTggcaaaaatcctctcaaatgagagggtgacatgtggccactacctatgaaaaatcctctccattcctagagtgactTGCGGCCGCTAACTAGAAGGAAAAACTCTTCAATAGGAGGCGGACACATGTCATGATTGTCCACTCTTCTCTTTTCCACCAAGCTAGCTAAAAATGTTGACCCCTTGGTCAACTCATGTTGTGGACGTCCCACCTTGGTCAACATTGGGCCTTGGCCCTTTGTCGACTTGGGTGGTCAAAAACCTAATCTACTTGACCCAAAATATAAGGTCCAAGTTAAAATCCTACACTATTAGGCCCATAATAAAAAGCCCAAAATTATTCCATGATTGCCTTGACTTCACCTTCTTTGGTTAACTCTTCTTGGATTTGCttggccatgcttcttgtgatAGGACTTTTGGCTTGGGAGTTGCCATCAGTAGTGTGAGGTTATTTgaaagtttatgtaaaaatcttttatcaataaaattgattattttctcTCTATTCTATTTAGCCGCCATCCCATTTTTTCTAGGATTAATCAATGCCCTGAGAtttaatacatgtatataaacCTTAGTTTGATTAAACACGAGTCTTTGTAATATTCCTTTTGTTACTCATCCCATTTTAATTGTTTCATACTTTATTATTCACAGTTTGAGGGTTCAGAAGTTGTGAAAGAGCAAAACCGCCACTTTTCAGGTATTTACAATGTACTCTGTGTGCGCAGTGTTGTACCTAGTTTTAAAAATGCTCCTTTGTTAAATTGaagtataaaaaatgtttattttcgGGACATTTATCAGTCTTCCGTATAatagagagaaaaatgtttCGTCTCCTTGTTGCATAGCCCATTTGTTGAGGGTAATATTCTCCGCCACCTGGTGCTGAAAATACTGGAAACGACTTTGGGTACACAGGGAGGGAGAAAATAGTGCAATTTCTCCAGATATATGGAGAAATATACTTGAGaacctttaaaattattatcttttaattgcTAGTCTTTCATCACAATTTTCTGCTGAATTCAAGTTTGTATGTGATACTTGTTTCGTGagattttttggttttttcagTGCTTTTAACAACTTCATGGTAATTTGTTAATAACTTCTCCGTTTTCCAGCATTCATGGTAAACCACATGAAATGGGGTGGTGCTGGTGCCGAATCATATTTAGAAGTTGATGTTAAGTTAAATCTCACACTTGAGGTTTGTCTTATCCTCATAAAGtatataatattacatataCTGTTGCATTCATATTTGTTTCGCTTTTCCTGGATATAAGAGTGGTAATCATGTATGTTATTATTTGTCAAGGACTACGAAGTCATGAATTGCCTTACTTCATGTAAATTATATTGTAGCCTTAGTAGTAAGAAAGTTCAGGTATTCAGTTGAaacttttggtttttttattctctaaaaACTTATGAATTGAGTTGATAGATTCCTTCTTTCTCAATTATATATCGTTCAACTAGCTTCGTATTCATATACTAAAAGGTCACTGATTTTGATCAAAATTAGTAGCCATTACTATATTAGCatcaattcaatttaatataactGATTTTTGTGTTTGCTTCTCATCATTAAAATAAAGAGCTTGTCTGCAGATATACACACAACCATTTACCATGATGCCTACTTCTGCCATTGAGGGTCCGGGAAATATGTGAgttacttttaattttgtacTTTTAGATTGTGTACTCTGCATTGTCAAGTTGTCCTACGATAGATTTGTACATAAAGTATCTTGTATATAGATTGGCAATTTAAATTACCAACTATTGTTGGCTATAAATGTCATGCAAAACTCTTTTTATTATAGGTCTTTCACTAAGGTCTATGTACTTCATGTGAATGAGGAATATATTCAAAAGCAACTTAATGGAAATTGAAAGGTTTTAGAACATTAGAATATATAGTTAAGATGAGGGGTAGGTCACTATATTGTAGTTATCTGTTGAGTTTTTTGTTGACTAAACTTAAGGAAAAATCATCAAACACTATTTTTCTGGTTGATGGCTTAGTTTCTCCACCTTCTTACTTGTTTTCTATTTATCCTTTGACCTTTGTCAAACCATAGTGATCTTTCTAATCA
This sequence is a window from Vigna angularis cultivar LongXiaoDou No.4 chromosome 2, ASM1680809v1, whole genome shotgun sequence. Protein-coding genes within it:
- the LOC108326999 gene encoding uncharacterized protein LOC108326999 isoform X1 translates to MGDYSNTHFLFSFSLQPHTPILTSLSLLCFHFISCFHFAAKAILLSNKCFGYEQLWVTRSSPTMQQFINGKKIDLKGKAVASLNSNSKRASLFAAKKERIRLPTYSDDFGGKKYHISEFLSHPSGIAAVLNTKALESFQSLDANTYRCELPKLQFLNFEAAPLLDLRVTSTDEDCLVEMLSCKFEGSEVVKEQNRHFSAFMVNHMKWGGAGAESYLEVDVKLNLTLEIYTQPFTMMPTSAIEGPGNIMMQALVDKLVPLLLQQMLQDYDAWVKKQSYSLKSGF
- the LOC108326999 gene encoding uncharacterized protein LOC108326999 isoform X2, translated to MAKAILLSNKCFGYEQLWVTRSSPTMQQFINGKKIDLKGKAVASLNSNSKRASLFAAKKERIRLPTYSDDFGGKKYHISEFLSHPSGIAAVLNTKALESFQSLDANTYRCELPKLQFLNFEAAPLLDLRVTSTDEDCLVEMLSCKFEGSEVVKEQNRHFSAFMVNHMKWGGAGAESYLEVDVKLNLTLEIYTQPFTMMPTSAIEGPGNIMMQALVDKLVPLLLQQMLQDYDAWVKKQSYSLKSGF